One stretch of Gammaproteobacteria bacterium DNA includes these proteins:
- a CDS encoding NHLP leader peptide family RiPP precursor, whose protein sequence is MTETESQPKKTTKIIARAMRDDVFREELLTNPKAAIQKEFGKELPPELELRVVEEAPNVVYLVLPARQTPTDELSEDELEAVAGGFTLADSSHRGTILSCYPLDMWLDTVLK, encoded by the coding sequence ATGACCGAAACAGAATCCCAACCGAAGAAGACGACGAAGATCATCGCCAGGGCAATGAGGGACGATGTCTTCCGGGAAGAGCTGCTAACCAATCCCAAGGCGGCAATCCAGAAGGAGTTCGGAAAGGAATTGCCACCTGAGCTAGAATTGAGAGTGGTAGAGGAAGCGCCGAATGTCGTCTATCTGGTGCTTCCTGCCAGGCAGACGCCGACAGACGAGCTTTCGGAAGACGAACTCGAAGCGGTGGCAGGCGGCTTCACATTGGCCGATAGTTCTCACCGGGGGACAATTCTTAGCTGTTATCCGCTCGATATGTGGCTGGACACGGTTTTGAAGTAA
- a CDS encoding cupin domain-containing protein, whose translation MRNTHFDLEWFIHPLGTDEFIQTYWEKKPFVFHRGDPEYYADLFSADDIDTIVRFRQLEYLQLRIARTDKETQTRRNFSVADEELSNINRLYNAYNLGDTIVFNSAKSYWEPAARLCTELERFFSFPVGINVYVTPPGAQGYPPHYDPHDVFVAQIEGAKTWRIYDSWVDLPYERLADKPVPLEMPNDPEQEFTLNAGDILYIPRGYVHEPFTTDRPSIHFTVGIRPYYWKDLLADLLTLESEHDVELRRALPIGYLNNDDAAKTLEQRVPELVHNLAKSDKLKACIARLQERFIDRMQPLPDGHFRSLAKAAQMNPDTMVARRKGLICHVTGNEDSSQIIFPGNRIKGPVDVEAAWRFIADSDATFPVSALPGNLSASSKVLLARRAVKEGLLTIVDRESSSSDQRAS comes from the coding sequence ATGCGTAATACCCACTTCGATCTCGAATGGTTTATCCATCCCCTGGGAACAGACGAGTTCATCCAGACGTACTGGGAGAAAAAGCCTTTCGTATTTCACAGAGGCGACCCCGAGTACTATGCGGATCTTTTTTCTGCCGATGACATCGACACGATTGTCAGATTCAGGCAACTTGAATATCTCCAACTCAGGATCGCCAGGACCGATAAGGAGACGCAGACGAGAAGGAACTTTTCGGTCGCCGATGAAGAGCTTTCTAATATAAACAGACTTTATAACGCGTACAATCTAGGCGACACCATAGTATTCAACTCCGCCAAGAGCTACTGGGAGCCGGCCGCTCGCCTCTGCACTGAACTGGAAAGATTTTTCAGCTTCCCGGTCGGTATAAATGTCTATGTCACCCCGCCGGGCGCACAGGGTTACCCTCCTCACTACGATCCACACGACGTGTTCGTTGCCCAAATCGAGGGAGCGAAAACCTGGCGGATTTACGACTCCTGGGTCGATCTGCCGTACGAACGTTTAGCGGATAAACCCGTTCCACTCGAGATGCCGAACGATCCGGAGCAGGAATTCACCTTGAACGCGGGCGATATCCTGTACATCCCGCGCGGTTACGTGCACGAACCTTTCACCACGGACCGGCCATCCATTCATTTCACCGTAGGTATCAGACCGTATTACTGGAAGGATCTGCTCGCCGATCTGTTGACGCTGGAAAGCGAGCATGATGTTGAACTGAGGAGGGCCCTGCCGATCGGCTACCTGAATAACGATGACGCCGCCAAGACACTCGAACAACGGGTACCTGAATTGGTGCACAATCTCGCCAAGAGCGACAAACTGAAGGCATGTATCGCACGACTTCAGGAGCGCTTCATCGACAGAATGCAGCCCTTGCCGGACGGCCACTTCCGCAGCCTCGCCAAGGCGGCGCAGATGAATCCGGACACGATGGTAGCAAGAAGGAAGGGCTTGATCTGTCATGTGACAGGGAACGAGGACAGCTCCCAGATCATTTTCCCCGGAAACCGAATCAAAGGGCCGGTTGATGTTGAGGCAGCGTGGCGTTTCATTGCCGATTCCGATGCCACATTCCCGGTCAGCGCTTTGCCGGGAAATCTCAGCGCCAGCAGCAAGGTGCTGCTGGCGCGCCGCGCAGTCAAAGAGGGGCTCCTGACCATCGTCGATCGGGAATCGTCATCGAGCGATCAGCGGGCCTCCTGA